In Sulfurisphaera javensis, a single genomic region encodes these proteins:
- a CDS encoding ABC transporter ATP-binding protein, with the protein MSIEVSNLVKTFGKVVALEDISFKISSPGCYGILGPNGAGKTTLFKIMSTLIKPTNGSVRINDYDVFKDREKALKNTAFLVGTPEPYDYLTVKEFIEFAAKLRGKKVDVKSLKEELDLPDLRSRCGVLSKGQKRRVYLAALLAQDPQILVLDEPTDGLDPIEIYVIKNIIKKLKKEKIVVFSSHILSEVQELCDYIIIIKRRLLWQGSKEKLMRMFSPKSLRIEFLYPIFIEEIKNLIGDISTNIEQVEDSNRTFIVHYSGNDNDRQKILERLIKLGIRSFTDNTSTLEESYIRLLERFDKVINYD; encoded by the coding sequence ATGTCAATTGAAGTTTCTAATCTCGTTAAGACTTTCGGAAAAGTTGTTGCGCTTGAAGATATATCTTTTAAGATTTCTTCTCCGGGTTGTTATGGAATTTTAGGTCCTAACGGGGCAGGTAAAACAACCCTTTTTAAGATTATGTCTACTTTAATTAAACCAACAAATGGTTCTGTGAGAATTAATGATTATGACGTATTTAAAGATAGGGAAAAAGCTTTAAAGAACACAGCATTTTTAGTAGGAACTCCAGAACCTTATGACTATCTTACAGTAAAAGAATTTATTGAATTTGCTGCTAAACTTAGAGGAAAAAAAGTTGATGTTAAGAGTTTAAAAGAAGAGTTAGATTTACCGGATTTAAGATCAAGATGTGGCGTTCTATCAAAGGGGCAAAAAAGAAGAGTGTATTTAGCTGCTCTTTTAGCACAAGATCCTCAAATTCTAGTTTTAGACGAGCCCACAGATGGGCTTGACCCAATAGAGATTTATGTTATAAAAAACATAATAAAAAAACTGAAGAAAGAGAAAATAGTAGTCTTTTCTTCGCATATTTTGTCTGAAGTCCAAGAATTATGTGACTATATAATAATTATAAAAAGAAGATTGCTATGGCAGGGCAGTAAAGAGAAACTTATGAGGATGTTTTCACCAAAAAGTTTGAGAATAGAATTTCTTTATCCAATATTTATAGAAGAAATTAAAAATTTAATAGGTGATATTTCTACTAATATAGAACAAGTAGAAGATAGTAATAGAACATTTATTGTTCATTATTCAGGTAATGATAATGATCGGCAAAAAATTCTAGAAAGATTAATAAAATTAGGAATACGAAGTTTCACAGATAACACATCTACATTAGAAGAAAGTTATATTAGATTATTAGAAAGATTTGATAAGGTGATAAATTATGATTAG
- a CDS encoding ABC transporter permease subunit: MISKSSNLWLIISSNFKFYYRSKRFQILLPLSLAISYINVILVFLHIVTKPSSPYTFMDATLSYYLPLFIVIAGLFGGDLISKDFSREGLFTLSQPLKRETIFVARFISALIASIIAVLIFLAGVMSSTLLLYSHLVGNWPLIIAFSIFGMASLLAFTSLFSTLSKNPSISITISIFVLLIIFPLIEAILTDIQYEPWFLIIYGLTVISNVAEPTYPPHILKEVTTNGIQRIYNVTIPESIEILLSYFIISILLSIIVYRSRQLSEI; encoded by the coding sequence ATGATTAGTAAGTCAAGTAACTTATGGCTTATTATATCTTCAAATTTCAAATTTTATTATAGATCAAAAAGGTTTCAAATTCTATTACCATTATCATTAGCAATATCTTACATAAATGTAATTCTGGTGTTCTTACATATTGTTACTAAGCCATCTAGTCCTTATACTTTCATGGATGCTACATTATCTTATTATTTACCATTATTTATTGTAATAGCGGGATTATTTGGAGGAGATTTAATAAGTAAGGACTTTAGCAGAGAAGGTCTTTTTACGTTGTCACAACCTTTAAAAAGAGAGACAATATTTGTAGCTAGATTTATATCAGCACTAATAGCTTCAATTATAGCTGTTTTAATATTCTTAGCGGGGGTTATGTCATCTACACTTCTGTTATATTCACATCTAGTTGGCAATTGGCCTCTAATAATTGCCTTTTCAATATTTGGTATGGCATCATTACTAGCTTTTACTTCGTTATTTAGTACTTTAAGTAAGAATCCCTCAATATCAATAACTATATCTATATTTGTTCTTCTAATAATCTTTCCTCTAATAGAAGCTATTCTTACTGATATCCAGTATGAACCATGGTTCCTTATAATCTATGGTTTAACCGTAATATCCAACGTTGCAGAACCTACTTATCCTCCTCATATACTCAAGGAAGTAACAACAAATGGAATTCAACGTATCTATAACGTTACAATTCCGGAAAGTATAGAAATACTTCTCTCTTATTTTATTATAAGCATCTTACTTTCAATTATAGTTTATAGATCACGTCAACTATCTGAAATCTAA
- a CDS encoding M56 family metallopeptidase: MKYWWRYYFLSFAVLLLLSFVVSSFFPSNFYLEIGEISLVFFIWYLLSPYIMIISFKLKRSYDLRLDSIVSYTSNLFRMRKPKVFITYTDYTNAFAFGNIFFKGIGYTSSILTSLQDNELIAVTAHELSHIRNHDMEIQVIGLILYDIIYLFAFNINFILGMVLFFLVFPIFILFHRWLEKRADITAVKNNRWLTVYLENALIKIGYLGRTIPSYLLRDIPDFQLYFIKQQLINTIEDKSFFRTHPSLSDRLRYLSKYES; encoded by the coding sequence ATGAAGTATTGGTGGAGATATTATTTTCTTTCTTTTGCTGTTTTATTACTTCTCTCTTTCGTTGTCTCTTCATTCTTTCCTTCAAATTTTTATTTAGAGATTGGAGAAATAAGCTTAGTCTTCTTTATATGGTATCTTCTTTCTCCTTATATTATGATTATTTCTTTTAAGTTAAAAAGAAGTTACGATTTGAGATTAGATTCTATTGTTTCCTACACTTCTAATCTATTCAGAATGAGAAAACCTAAAGTGTTTATTACGTATACTGATTACACTAACGCTTTTGCGTTTGGAAATATATTTTTCAAGGGTATAGGCTATACTTCATCTATTTTAACTTCCTTACAAGATAATGAATTAATAGCTGTTACAGCACATGAATTATCTCACATAAGAAATCATGACATGGAAATTCAAGTAATTGGCTTAATTCTATACGATATTATATATCTCTTTGCCTTTAATATAAACTTCATTTTAGGCATGGTTCTTTTCTTTCTTGTCTTCCCTATTTTTATTTTATTTCACAGATGGTTAGAAAAAAGGGCTGACATTACAGCAGTTAAAAATAACAGATGGCTAACAGTGTATTTAGAAAACGCTTTAATAAAAATAGGTTATTTAGGCAGAACAATCCCTAGTTATTTACTCAGAGATATTCCTGATTTCCAATTATATTTTATAAAACAACAATTAATAAATACAATAGAGGATAAGAGCTTTTTCAGAACTCATCCTTCATTATCTGATAGACTTAGATACCTTAGCAAATATGAATCTTGA
- a CDS encoding MBL fold metallo-hydrolase: MVKINNKIRIIELLEPDFFGTILNHNVVLIENGPSGGLMLVDTSLPENFENLEKYLKSWGYSISDISDIVITHAHPDHFGNAEKIRREAKAKIYAHELEEFNLGGKIPVEEVKKEFNIPEEEIRKTINRIENMKIELPTIDVKLKGGEELAGFKVIHVPGHTKGHIALFGDGILIAGDAIRNINGVKPPLKFFCWDYEKALEAFNNLMALPYKILIPYHGELYFR, encoded by the coding sequence ATGGTAAAAATAAACAATAAAATAAGAATAATAGAATTGCTTGAACCAGACTTTTTCGGCACTATTTTAAATCATAATGTTGTGCTAATCGAAAATGGACCTAGCGGAGGATTAATGTTAGTTGACACTAGCTTACCGGAAAATTTTGAGAATTTAGAGAAATACTTAAAATCTTGGGGATATTCAATTTCAGATATTTCAGATATTGTAATTACTCATGCTCATCCGGATCATTTCGGTAATGCAGAAAAGATAAGGAGAGAAGCTAAAGCAAAAATATATGCTCATGAGTTAGAGGAGTTTAATCTTGGAGGAAAAATTCCCGTAGAAGAAGTAAAAAAAGAGTTTAATATACCAGAGGAAGAAATAAGAAAAACAATTAATAGAATAGAAAATATGAAAATTGAATTACCTACTATTGATGTCAAATTAAAAGGGGGAGAAGAATTAGCTGGATTCAAAGTAATTCATGTTCCCGGACATACAAAGGGTCATATAGCATTATTTGGAGATGGTATTTTAATTGCAGGGGATGCTATTAGAAATATAAACGGAGTAAAACCTCCTCTTAAGTTCTTCTGTTGGGATTATGAGAAAGCACTAGAGGCATTTAATAATTTAATGGCACTACCATATAAGATCTTAATCCCATATCATGGAGAATTGTATTTCAGATAA
- a CDS encoding U32 family peptidase produces MRLVVATNFDDELVEKIHQYPVKYMYGSQTETLTGHGRASFILPKVDDERLKSHIELLHSYKIKFLYTMNTANLYGKEYSEKFHEDLKKEVDKLVNFGVDGFIVALPFLIYFIKREYPDIEVSVSSFARITHIRKVEEYLKMGVNTVIMDEDTNRNFSLLEQSAKLAKKYNADIEVITNNTCLWGCPYKLTHDQVTSYASAKDGIKGIWYEFPVLFCATEVRNDFANIIRMRWIRPEDLHYYEEIGIDRFKIAGRNKKTDWLVNVVKAYSERKYEGNLLDILSYVQGRATTSALRKINSSSQYEILMKIYVDNNAFPPNWLSYFKYNRCEERSCEDCKYCDIIAEKTIRVEGELPRDKIRPPIELIPRFREDGKNKQ; encoded by the coding sequence ATGCGTCTCGTAGTTGCAACAAATTTTGACGATGAGTTAGTAGAGAAAATTCATCAATATCCAGTAAAATATATGTATGGAAGCCAGACAGAAACTTTGACAGGACATGGAAGAGCATCATTTATTTTACCTAAAGTTGATGACGAAAGATTAAAGTCCCATATTGAACTACTCCATTCTTATAAGATAAAATTTCTTTACACTATGAATACAGCTAATTTATATGGAAAAGAGTATAGTGAAAAATTTCATGAAGATTTGAAAAAAGAAGTAGATAAGTTAGTTAATTTCGGAGTTGATGGCTTTATAGTTGCCTTACCTTTTTTAATATATTTCATAAAAAGAGAGTACCCTGATATTGAAGTTTCAGTTTCTTCATTTGCAAGAATTACTCACATAAGAAAAGTTGAGGAATACCTAAAGATGGGAGTTAATACTGTTATTATGGATGAGGATACTAACCGTAATTTCTCTCTTTTGGAACAATCTGCAAAGTTGGCTAAGAAATATAATGCTGACATAGAAGTAATCACAAATAACACTTGTTTATGGGGTTGCCCATATAAGTTAACCCATGATCAAGTGACTTCTTATGCCTCAGCAAAAGATGGAATAAAAGGAATTTGGTATGAATTTCCAGTCCTTTTCTGCGCTACAGAAGTTAGAAATGATTTTGCTAACATAATTAGAATGAGATGGATAAGACCAGAAGATCTTCATTATTACGAGGAAATAGGAATAGACAGATTTAAGATAGCTGGTAGAAATAAAAAGACAGACTGGTTAGTTAATGTAGTAAAAGCTTATTCAGAAAGAAAATACGAGGGAAACTTATTAGATATTTTAAGTTATGTTCAAGGTAGAGCTACTACTTCCGCATTAAGGAAAATAAATTCCTCATCCCAATATGAAATTTTGATGAAAATATATGTTGATAATAATGCATTTCCTCCTAACTGGTTAAGTTATTTTAAATATAATAGATGTGAGGAAAGAAGTTGTGAAGATTGTAAATATTGTGATATTATAGCAGAAAAAACCATAAGAGTTGAGGGAGAATTGCCTAGAGATAAGATAAGACCACCTATAGAACTTATTCCGAGGTTTAGAGAAGATGGTAAAAATAAACAATAA
- a CDS encoding molecular chaperone has translation MSWVDYKVFTYLFLGPRYMDRIKALVGGLEDRDYYPYLQKIFEVIEKENYDKIATEFTSCFINDFKHVKCPPYESWYVEKTVFGLSAQRVLEEYLKYGINPKKQMPDHISTEMEFVSFLLYIHDEKNANTFILKHILNWVPRLADDIIRYSKGEYTRLIGETIKIFTESEKKRILATAEMKES, from the coding sequence ATGAGTTGGGTTGATTATAAAGTCTTTACATATTTGTTTTTAGGACCTAGATATATGGATAGAATTAAGGCTTTAGTTGGAGGTCTGGAAGATAGAGATTATTATCCTTATTTACAAAAAATATTTGAAGTGATAGAGAAAGAAAATTACGATAAAATAGCTACAGAGTTTACCTCATGCTTTATTAATGATTTTAAACATGTGAAATGTCCTCCTTACGAGTCATGGTATGTTGAAAAGACTGTATTTGGATTATCAGCCCAAAGAGTCCTAGAAGAGTATTTGAAATATGGGATAAATCCTAAAAAACAAATGCCAGATCATATATCAACTGAAATGGAGTTTGTATCATTCCTATTATATATTCATGATGAGAAAAATGCTAATACTTTTATCTTAAAACACATATTGAACTGGGTTCCTAGATTAGCCGATGATATAATAAGATACTCGAAAGGAGAATACACTAGACTTATTGGTGAAACCATTAAAATTTTTACGGAAAGCGAAAAGAAAAGAATTTTAGCCACTGCAGAAATGAAAGAATCTTGA
- a CDS encoding 4Fe-4S binding protein, protein MTEEIDLTKPNPLVRLQVNIFFISENESSHEIAEKIKGSKAVILVGKVDENHIETYKKAIEEAGINPLLVRIVDPSWGEKEIEYNKVILTNSWTADLAIEEEKSESVSRRDLILGKVKIIKKKVDKPIYINDYCKWLYRACNVCEQSCPYNAITVDKKSGVIINYDKCKACGLCVASCPVSALQFPSISQQSIFELAKIKGDKKITCYRNEKSNGVKLPCLAMLSEVDILLLRSNGKVQFECPGCELQSNLNNFIQLITDYNNKIGGINFISPNLKIEEKEVKELKISSENYFNRAEARKKIMEKENLPYIQFDVSIHNNSCTLCESCVKWCPTSAIKLVRDNEEERITFNPTSCIGCNICMNVCPESCGKGEKVIKVSKSKEAINEEKIIFKDELVRCRVCGTPIGSRRSLNHVKKIMEERGAIVDDEWLERCPKHRAEYAFQMRFGFQAKFKPKKGVG, encoded by the coding sequence ATGACTGAAGAAATTGATCTAACTAAACCTAATCCATTAGTTAGGCTTCAAGTTAACATTTTTTTTATCTCTGAAAATGAGTCTTCTCACGAAATTGCAGAAAAAATTAAAGGCTCCAAAGCAGTTATTTTAGTTGGTAAAGTAGATGAAAATCACATTGAGACTTATAAGAAGGCTATAGAGGAGGCCGGAATAAATCCATTATTAGTTAGGATTGTAGATCCTAGTTGGGGAGAAAAAGAAATTGAGTATAATAAAGTAATTTTAACTAACTCTTGGACAGCCGATTTAGCAATAGAAGAAGAAAAAAGCGAAAGCGTATCAAGAAGGGATTTAATTTTAGGAAAAGTGAAAATAATAAAAAAGAAAGTTGATAAACCGATTTATATAAATGATTATTGTAAATGGCTTTATAGAGCATGTAATGTATGTGAGCAGTCATGTCCTTATAATGCAATAACTGTAGATAAGAAATCTGGAGTAATCATAAATTATGATAAATGCAAAGCTTGTGGACTATGTGTTGCTTCTTGTCCCGTAAGTGCTTTGCAATTTCCATCAATATCTCAACAATCAATATTTGAATTGGCAAAGATTAAAGGTGATAAAAAAATAACTTGTTATAGAAATGAGAAAAGTAATGGTGTAAAGTTACCTTGCCTAGCTATGCTTTCTGAAGTTGATATACTTCTACTAAGAAGTAATGGAAAAGTTCAGTTTGAATGCCCAGGTTGTGAATTACAAAGTAATTTAAATAATTTTATTCAATTAATCACAGATTATAATAATAAAATTGGTGGAATAAATTTTATCTCACCCAATTTGAAAATTGAAGAAAAAGAAGTTAAAGAACTGAAAATTTCTTCAGAAAATTATTTTAATAGAGCAGAAGCAAGAAAGAAAATTATGGAAAAAGAAAACTTACCTTATATTCAATTTGACGTTAGTATACATAATAATTCTTGTACCTTATGTGAAAGTTGTGTAAAATGGTGTCCTACATCAGCAATTAAGCTTGTAAGAGATAATGAGGAGGAAAGGATTACGTTTAACCCTACAAGTTGTATTGGATGTAATATTTGTATGAATGTCTGTCCAGAGTCTTGTGGAAAAGGAGAAAAGGTGATTAAAGTTTCCAAGAGTAAGGAAGCTATTAATGAAGAGAAAATAATATTTAAAGATGAGCTAGTTAGATGTAGAGTCTGTGGAACTCCGATAGGTTCAAGAAGAAGTTTAAATCACGTTAAAAAAATTATGGAAGAAAGAGGAGCTATTGTTGATGATGAATGGTTAGAAAGATGTCCTAAACACAGAGCAGAATATGCTTTTCAGATGAGATTTGGTTTTCAAGCAAAATTTAAGCCTAAAAAGGGTGTGGGATAA